The Humulus lupulus chromosome 7, drHumLupu1.1, whole genome shotgun sequence region ggtagtaatttagcaatgatttggacatgtcgggatttaacgaggatttataggaacactcgaggaattaacgggacctggcaattgacgaaattgtccttggtggcacttgagggttTAGATAAGCTCAAgggcattttagacttttggcTAAGGGTTGATATACACTTAGATGGCTTAAGAAACTACTTGAACTAAGAAGAAGGACAACAATAACTCTCAGCATTTTTCTCTCTCTCAGCTCACTCTTTCTCTCATTGAAGCTTAGAGgctttttgaagaaaattatccAGAGACTAAGGATTCAAGGCTGGAATTTGGGAGGCTAGAAGCTTGAAGATTTGGGAAGTCAGCTCAGGGTTTGAGATATCACTGAGGTAAGAATTGATGCTGGTTGTTTCTGATAGAATTCTAGCTAGAACTTTAAGTATGCATGGTAGGTAGATTTCATCTTGGTTTTATGTTTTGATAAGTATATGATTGTTTATGAGATTGTTATGAAGTCTAAGTTGTGTGAAAGAGAAGTTTGGGTCTGATTCTGAGTTTAATTGGTGTTTGGGGTATGAAATTGGGGTTTAGGCTAGAGGAAAAACGCAGGAAGAATGTTGGTTTtatgggtttgggggctcggttcgcagccctgttcttcaaacgtcgtggcccgtgtgtgtcgaagaggctgaaAAGCCCTTGTTTGCCTAGGCGCGCCACAGCGCAAGGTATAGCGCGCCGCGACCCATGTCTCTCAGcaaagaggcattttgcctctcaCTTGAGCGcttcgcgacccttaaggggctgggccgtgACTCAAATGCAAAATAAtggttgtttgaaggtttttagctcgggaactcaaatgttaaggctcaggaaggattttactacccggattggtagaatccaaggtcccggagactagatttatattctgaagttatttattagtttagaacttgatggatggttattatgaatgcgttgtgactagattttcaacgaggctcgggttaagggattgtgctcgggatcgtggtgctcagatagctcgggacacaggtaagaaaacagttGTACCAGTAgagcagggcatagccctattgtttgtattgcagagcGTAGCCCtaatgattgtgttgcagggcatgggcCTAATGTTTATATTcagtatgtgtttaaatatttgttgatattgtgctatgtgatgcatatttgtgagtgaacgatgaaggccgggaatggcgaaggcttagaacggcgaaggccgagaacggcaggaagccaagtgcggcaaggggtcgggatcaACGTTGAGCATGCTGAGAGTAggtcgttagggcgagaccctcctagggtgttgGAGCCACCATCTCGGTGAagactgcaaacccagggcctggtaaagcgcctgggacggcgttggccgctatgtgtttagcctgttggctgttttgttatatcCTATGGAttgctatgcatatgttatatgttttgtgttgaattttcttgctgggcttcggctcatgggtgctctatggtgcagctaagggcaaaggaaaggtcgacaaaccatgagtatggagagcgtggagcgacgggtacatgtgtTGGCCTACTTGGCCGCCAtggctagggttatttttgggaaaatgtactgtaataattgttttgtcgcctaagtcgaccaTATGTATATTTTGATttgtaatgtattttctaaatagtattttgggatcccaaccgCAAAACTTTCTAAGGTTTCAATgattaaccaaatgttttatatttaatgtctTTAAACGAGTTTTGTTATAGTTTAGTCACActcttaacctaaaacctcaattagcgagctaatgatatatttttaactcacttagtatcagctctaaggaagtagggctaCAAAGAAGGCAAGTCTCCATCGCCGAACGCAGATGAAGactgggggtaaatgttatccatattttaCACCTTGTACACGAGGCATGGCCAAACGTGTTCCATGGGCTATCAGGAGAGGCTTGGGCCCAACCAAGGCCCACTGAACAATGAGCAACCAAACCCTGTCGGCCCAAACCATGTAGAGCCCAATAACTGGCGAGTAGCACGAGCATAGTAAAGGGGCCGAAATTGAGATGCAGACCCAAACCACCTTCCTGGGCACATCTAATCTCTATCCTCCGGGATGTAAATTATGGTGGCGGACGATCCATTCCGGGAGACGAATCTTGTCGAGTGGGATCCAAGTGAGGTCTCTGGTTCCATTGCCAATGCTCGAACCCGCCATCGAGATGTCTGCCCTGGTAAATGAACTCGGGtcttggtaaacgaaccaggacaTCAGTAAATGAACCTGGACCACAGGTACGAGTGGAACAAGCCCAGTCTTTCCTACAGCTGatgataaattcatttttgtattaatatttgataagtttttccatgcttagatggtgttatgataacatttatttagtagttttaacttagttttgcgagtctacaacatattttctacattgtattttatgatgataaatatgacattttgatggcaattgtAGTTTATGAATCATAGGTTTAAAAAGACTCCCTAAgatgaggttaaaatgaagttttaggagtattctaGGCTTTCGGGATTAAAATGATGAAGTGGCGGCAGCGTACAAGCTCTCTAAGTTAGAGAATTAAAGAACTTGAAGCTAGGCCGCGACCCATAAAACTCAGGTCGCGACATTTTAATTGGAATTGACATTACAGATTGCATGTTCCAGTCGGGCCACTGCCTAGAAAAAGTAGGCTACTGCGTGCTGTGTAGAAAAGTGAAGTTAGGCCGCTGCCCAGATTCTTCAAGTCGCGGCCTACGTGACCAGTTTTGCCTATATTTCATTTTAGGTCGCAACACACAGAAATTTAGGCCGTGTCCTACGACGCtgtttttagatttttaattagattttaaatGTAATTCAAAGGGGACTATAAAAGATTTTTAGGGTTAATTTAAGATTGAGTTTTATTACtgtttttttttagagaaaaagactcagaaaTGGCTCGGGAGAATACTACAATATTATTGTTCATCAATcaagtttcttttcttcccttaatttctttaattttaattataattgtgtttgtgattatgattgctATTGCGGAGTAGGtttttttaggttaagggttaattcaaaaacccaagacatgaattcttaatTGTTGATAATaagtattattctttaatttctcttaatattaaattgtttctatttttccaattgaatgttatgaattttgtgatttcttgttaggtggccaactaattaaggttttacattgttcaattgtcatcttagaattactactcacctaatagtttaagattccaagtgtatgtgataaatttcaattgatagtaatgtcaaaagtattgttgattgtgatgagaaatagaacctaggttaaatgaattatatgcttcattactttattgcctagattaacttgtctccataaGATTTAATGCTTTActtaagttaaatagattgtatgcttcatagatttattgcttggcTAAAAGAGTTGATTATTAAGCACTTCACCTCGATTACTTGTAATAGGGAGATTGAGATAATTGTGTGCTTCAGCGTTatttgcggggttaatagttaattgagaaatttgaataatatttattattagtgattgtgaatgattgttgagggtggagattaacctttaactgtttcttaatatcgtaatatcaatctttatttgctttctagtttatgttatttaattttgagtttgaaaTCTAAATCCTCATTTTAAGTCTTAGTGCTAATTATTGAATGATAAAGTGAATGATAGCTCTCGTGGGTTCGACCtatgcttgctattatactaaaataattggaagtattgaaagaaaaataattgtcaaatttgttgtggtatacgacACGCATCAGCTGACGTGTCCCTGAGAAATCCAgcagttggtctccctaactaacctacATAATGGGGTACGACAGAACATACAATGTTCCTAGGAATTGGTacaccactactctgacagatcctgtccccacgATCCCCTTGGTAGCCCACGCTGATCAGTTCGTGCCAGGGCAGTTGTAAGACTCTACCATATCTAAATTGGCCCAATTGGCCTAGATCTATAACCTTTAATCATGTTACATTTTTGTATTATGACTTCGTTGGCAAGGACttataattatatccttattgagactggattagtccagcccaagtCACATGATTGCCTATGAATAGGGTTATTCGTGCACTGTAGCAGGGTTCACCGATTTTCTCTTGAAAGAAAAACGCTCCTGAACTTGTAGAAAACCTCAATTGTTAAattctctaaagcctaatactagtgattTGTAGACTAAGGCTCATCAACATCCCAACCATGTAACAACTGTAATCTTGTTCATTTTttagcctttctttctagctcttatttctcaatatatttatagtttctaaaaaatagaataaacaaagttcatttataaaaaaaaaaatataaatttatcctTATTTTTTTGTCATGTGACTGTCACATGGTTTACTTTTGGTAAAAACTCACGTGGTTTACTTTtagtaaaaataaaacaaaagttgACCAATCAGATCTAATTGCCAAGGTAGATCTAATTCGCAGACAAATTGTCTAAGACTAAATTGATAAATTATGCAAAATTCAAGGATAATAATGCTACAAATATTTGAAACACTAACTTTAAGTATTcatgtaaagaaaaaaaaattatattctttTTGGTATATTATTTGTTGTTAATGATTGAAGTTGTGAGAGTAAATATTATAGAATATAGTGTTAAAATTACATCAAAATAATGAAAATCATTTGTATAAAAGAGAATTTTGCAATCTTTTACCACAATAACAACATGAAACTTATTTGAAAGGGTCTATACATTTTTTTCTGATTATTTGTTTGTatcttgtattttaaaaaatttatttttgaattttatattttgtaaaatagttcaaataaatccttaaattgatgatttttttttaatataacaatggtttatacttttttagaccttgtgttttgtctcattacttgtttgaactctgtgttttgacaaattcatTTTTAaaccttgtgttttgtaaaatgattcaaatagacccttaaatcaaattttgatgaagaaaaaattgaatataacaacacagttgttagataaaataattttattaaattattagttTAGTGAATTATCTGTAATTTTAGCttagaaaactttgaccaaaatcgagtttatctatttaaaccattttataaaacacagggtccaaaaaatcaTTCATCTATCACATGATCTAAACATGCAATTGAACAAAATACAAGGACAAATAATACATAAACCCATATAACAATATAGTTTTTaagcaaaataattttatttttattatgaattattagtttgataaattaattattattttagtttGACAAAACTTTAACCAAAATCCGATTTATTGatatatttgaataatttttagGGTATGTAACTATTTGGTACtttgtgtttttgtaaagtatcattttggtaccatctgttttcaataatgctcatatagtatcctgtattttaaaatcgtacatatttggtaccctaaactcaaatttaattaataaaattttaccaatttaatcaaactgctgtcaattatgtaattctaaatttaaatttaattacttaattacatataattgatgacagtttgatcatattgataaaattttatttatcaaatctgaatttagggtatcaaatatgtataattttaaaatacaggggaacattattaaaaacagaaggtactaaaatgatactttgcaaaaaaaaaaaaaaaagttaacaaatgagtaaattccttaatttttattacaaaaagttatataaaaaaaaaagaaggtatTATTACATTATTAGGCAAGTGTCGTTTTATCACATTCTCCCTCGTCGTCTTGGTTGAGAGAAGAATCAACGGTTACCATACAAAATAACTGACAAAGCTAACTGCTTCAACTGAACTGAGCGCCAAAAATGATATCTCTCACTCCTTCTATCGTCTTCTTCACCACTCCCACACGCCATAACCATACTCCTCGTTTCACTGCTCCCTGTTCAACCCTCCAAGAGCTCCACAGCTCATCCGACGAAGAGACCCCACTTCTCCACACGCCGGTGCCGTTCCCGCCGATCAAGGCCGCGAAGCGAGTTGTTCTGGTGAGGCACGGCCAGAGCACTTGGAATGAGGAGGGCCGGATCCAAGGGAGCTCCAATTTCTCTGTTCTCACCAAGAAAGGCGAGGCTCAAGCCGAGACCTCGAGGCAAATGCTCATCGATGACGCCTTCGATGTTTGCTTCTCCAGGTTGGGTTGGGTTGTTTGTTTGTTCTTTTTCGGTAAATGATTTTTGCCCTAGAATTTTCCCGTGGTCACTTACTGTTGTTTTTGGATTAGTCCTCTTGAGCGATCGAAGAGAACTGCTGAGATTATTTGGGGTAATCGGGGAGAGGAAGTGATTACTGATTTGGATTTGAGAGAAATCGACTTGTATTCCTTTCAAGTaagctctgtttttcttatacGAACATTTTCGCGAATTGGGTTTGAGAGAAAACTTCTAATTTTGTTGAATGGGGATTTTGATTACTTTAGGGGCTTTTAAAGCACGAAGGGAAAGCAAAATTTGGGGAGGCTTTTCGAAAATGGCAGGTGGATGCTGCGAATTTCAACATCGACGGGCATTATCCGGTGAGAGAGTTATGGGATCGAGCTAGGAATTGTTGGGACAAGATACTTGAACATGAGGGGAGGTCTGTTCTTGTGGTTGCTCACAATGCTGTTAATCAGGCTCTTGTTGCTACTGCTATTGGTACTAATTCTTGATAAAGTTATAAACAATTCAGTCTTTTTTCGTGTTTTCGAGTGTGGTTTTGGTACTAACTTAAAACATTTAACCCCATTTCAGGATTAGGAACTGAGTATTTTAGGGTATTGCTTCAGAGCAATTGTGGAGTGAGTGTTTTGGATTTCACTCCAAAAATTGAGGGCGGATCGCCATCTATTTGTCTTAATCGTTTAAATCAGGTATCATATTGTGTTTTCTAATCCAAATTCATGGTTGAAGAAGGTTGCTATCTTCAGAAATGGATCAGAATAAAATTTTTAATGATCATCTTAGTGGTTTAACTTGGTTAAAGCTAACCATGCATTTCTGATTTGTGTAACTGGTTAAGTTTATCCACTAAATGGTATTAAATATATAATGCAGACACCAAACTCACCTGTAGGTGGAAGTTCTGGAGGAAGGAAAACAAGCAAGAGGTTCATACTTGTGTGCCATGGATTTACACAAACTAATGTAGAGGTATGAATTTTGATAAACTAGAAATAGCATTTTAGTTTCGAGCCATTTTATGTTCCTTGCTTATGTGATCCAATGGTTTGGAAAAAATGAATTTCGGCATTCAGTCGAAAAAAATTATCAGTAGTACAGGATTTTGATTTCTCTTTGAAATTGAGTTGTAAGTTGTTAAATTGTTAGTTGAGGGGTTGTGGTTCGTTCTAATATGTGGTCAAGTTGCTATTGTAATAATGCAGTCTTCACTAGTAAGCTAAAATATATGAGTTTAAAATTTCAGTTTACTACAAAGATCAATTTGTGTGTAAAGGTAAATTCAGAGTTGAAAAGTGAGTCAAGCTTAGAATAGTTACCTATGAGTACTTATGTCAGTGAGGATAATCATCTGATTCCTGTAACTTCAAATTTGTACAATCAAACTGACACAAACTTTCTGACAGCTAAATCATGTTGAACATCTTTTATAGATGTTTTAAGGTTTCCTTCATTGTTCAACAGGCTAGCAATCCTTTATCTGGGGATAAATCTATGAACATGCTTGGTGTTATACAGGTATATGGTGTATACACCTGGTTTCTGTGTTTGACAAGTATATATTACTTTACCAAATCTAATGTGCTACTGTTGATTTGATATATTACAGTCCCAGAAAATTGCTGAGCTACTTCTTGATACGAAAGTTAGTTCTATTATTAGCAGTCCAAAGAGTGCTTGTGTCGAAACAGCCAATGCCATCTCCAGAGTAGGCTCTTACTTATGTTAGAGAATACTTCAATCATGTCATGCTGTCTGTTAATCATCGATCGAGTTGATTGTAGGTACAAGAAGCTGCCGAATGCTTGGGAGCTGACTGCGTGCCTCGGTATGTGGAAATGAAGCAAACACAGAACCTGGATGTTGAAAACATCCTTCAGCAATCAAATAAGGCAAATATCTCAACTCTATGTATTAAGATACTGAACCAAATTCAGTTCTCATACTTTACCACCAATGGAATGGACATTTCTTTGCTAAAATTCTATGGTTTATTTTCTTGAGAGAATGAACTATACATCAAATGAAAAATCAAACACATGATAGGATTATTCTCTTTAGTTTactctttcctttttcctttcacAGGACTCCAGTGTGGTTCCACCTCTTCAGCATGGTTGTTTAAATGGTTTCGAGGACTCGATCCTTTCGGCAGTGTGGGAACAATCAGAGAAAGCATGGGAATATCTGCTCGAGGAACTAGCCAGTGAAGGTGAAGCAGATAgagttgttgttgtggttggtgATCCTGCAATTAACATCGCACTAATGGTGCACTGCCTGAATCTGACAAAGGAATGGATGGGATCATTTCATCTTGACTCCGGAAGCATCAGCATCGTTGATTTCCCCGATGGCCCAGCCGGAAATGGCGTTATCCGATGCATAAATTATACAGCTCATTTGGGAAGATGGTCAATTCCAATCACAAGATTATCAGTGGATGATGAAGCATTCTAGATgtaaatttttgtaaatattaagtTTTATGCCCGATTATGTATTTGATATTATATGTATGATACAAAATTTTTAGATGATTGATTTGAATCCAATGAGATCACAAGTCTGCAATACGTTAGCCACATAGTATAAAACTTAACAGAAGTCCCACTTTACAACATTGTGAATAGTTCGGGAGTAATATTTCCCCAATAGCCCTGTCGGAAGAGGCGTTATCCGATGCATAAATTATACAACTCATTTGGGAAGATGGTCAATTCCAATCACAAGATCATCAGTGGATGATGAAGCATTCTAGATgtaaatttttgtaaatataaagtTTTATGCCAGACTGTATTTGAAATTATAAGTATCATACAAATTTTTTTGATGATTGATTTGAATCCAATATATGAAATGATAAGTCTGCAATGCGTTAGTCACATAATATAAAACTTAAGAAAAGTCCCACTTTACAACATTGTGAATAGTTCGAAAGTAATTTTTAACGGCTCCAAAAAATCAGGGGGCACAATAATATATTGGTCATAGTTCGGACGCAAAAATCATAAATAGcctaatatttaatacaaaactaggtatttaataaatatattaatataaattcaaatgttataaaatatcattattatattaatgaaatcttaatttttattaagaaattcatcatttatatataaaaaaacatgttattttttattacttaatctaacttatgtaaatatatatattcatattgaataatatattatatgtaagTGTCGTGTGTATACATGTAGTATGATTGTGTAACTACATaataaattagaataacatttctcTTTTATCAATAATAAACAAGCTTCTTCTCCAATTATTGatgtgtgatttaaataatatcataaatgttttgtatcttaaatatggtagtttgtgatctaaaaagttatcatattatttaacaaaaaaaatcataaacaatattttaattaatttttctttgaATATGttttgtcattcttttatatgtaatattgttatttatttaaaatttatatgataaaaacataataaaactaaCCATTGCACCTAGCATATATAAAACATCATTAACAAAAACTTAATTCAACTGATTATATAAGTCAAGGGCTCGACAATTATCTAATGGTGCGTTTGGAAAGCTACTCTATAATTGGAATTTGGTGTAATTCAGAGTAATTATTCGATTTTCCGTGTTTGTCTGACCATGTAATTACACAACTACTATGTAATTTGAGTTAATTGAGGGGTCCCAATTATACTCTCAAATTCTCATAGCCCCTTATGAGAATTTGGTGTAATTACTAAttgatatcaatttaaaaatatatttattacataatattatttttctgtATAATTACTAACTGTTTTGTCAAACATAACAATAAGAATTTATAAGTAACTACCACTTGATATCCAAACAcatcttgtattttaaaatatagtgtaATTAATCAGATATATAATTACTATATCCTAGTAATTACACGGTTGTTTCCAAACACACCCTAAAACAATTCTTATTGAATTGCCATACATGGTAAAGCTTAGGCGTTAAAATCCCTAATAAGAAAAAAAGGTAAAAATCTTTAGTTTGATTTGAAAGTGGTAACTTCCAACGGCCCATCACGCACGACCTGGCCCAATAAGAGAATTAGAAAGCCCATGATCCGAAAGGAGAAAGGTGGGTTTTACGGGGGTTTCTCTTGGTCCCCGAGTTCCAGGGTTCGAAAATACGTAGCGAAGAGAGCAGGAAATGGCAGCTTCAGTATCTGGTAGATCAACAATGGCGGTTCGCGCCTTGTTAAGAGCCACCCCAAGAGTCTCAGCGCCACCAAGACCTTCGATTCGATCACCTTTCGTGCCTCCTCAGGCTCGAATCTCCTCTTCTCCATTGAGGTATTCCTCCTTCGTCGTCATTTTCGCATGAGTTTTTGTACGTAATTGTATGATAAATTTGGTTATTGAATGAATTCAAAGGCTGTTGCGGCGAGAATTGAGCTCTTTTATACCCCTTCATAGCGCCATAGCTTCCGCCTGCCttgtctcgaagctccccaacgACGTCGCCTCGTCTTCCGAAGGTTTGTTATTTTCCCTTTCTTTTCAAATTGAGTTCTTTTACATAATTTCGGCTgtatttattcaatttaaatagtatatatatatatgtactcaCATATAATGTTAGAATGATTGAGACTTGCTCTTGGCATGGCTGATCGAAAACATACCCAATTGGTGATAAATTCTACTTCATTTGAATTGTATTTCAATTAGGCTTCATTTTACTCTAATCAACAAGTCATAGTTTGCTCCCATGAGATGGGTTGGATTTCTCATGGTACCTACCTATTAATATGCTAGTTTCTTACTTTGGGAAGACTGTAAGGTTCAGTGGGAGGACTAGTATCAAGAGAAAAAGAAACATGTTGAACTTTAGTGTCTAAACTTATGAGGTCACTGAGCAGTATGAGGTGTAGTTAGTAAATAGGAAGTTGTAATAGTAAGATTTTAACTGGGTAATCTTTATCCTTCCAGTTCCATTATCTTCCATGAGTATTGTTTTGACTTGTTAGATTGCCTAACTAGTAGCTTT contains the following coding sequences:
- the LOC133789157 gene encoding probable 2-carboxy-D-arabinitol-1-phosphatase, which codes for MISLTPSIVFFTTPTRHNHTPRFTAPCSTLQELHSSSDEETPLLHTPVPFPPIKAAKRVVLVRHGQSTWNEEGRIQGSSNFSVLTKKGEAQAETSRQMLIDDAFDVCFSSPLERSKRTAEIIWGNRGEEVITDLDLREIDLYSFQGLLKHEGKAKFGEAFRKWQVDAANFNIDGHYPVRELWDRARNCWDKILEHEGRSVLVVAHNAVNQALVATAIGLGTEYFRVLLQSNCGVSVLDFTPKIEGGSPSICLNRLNQTPNSPVGGSSGGRKTSKRFILVCHGFTQTNVEASNPLSGDKSMNMLGVIQSQKIAELLLDTKVSSIISSPKSACVETANAISRVQEAAECLGADCVPRYVEMKQTQNLDVENILQQSNKDSSVVPPLQHGCLNGFEDSILSAVWEQSEKAWEYLLEELASEGEADRVVVVVGDPAINIALMVHCLNLTKEWMGSFHLDSGSISIVDFPDGPAGNGVIRCINYTAHLGRWSIPITRLSVDDEAF
- the LOC133789158 gene encoding uncharacterized protein LOC133789158, encoding MAASVSGRSTMAVRALLRATPRVSAPPRPSIRSPFVPPQARISSSPLRLLRRELSSFIPLHSAIASACLVSKLPNDVASSSEGRFANYLSPI